The proteins below are encoded in one region of Poecile atricapillus isolate bPoeAtr1 chromosome 19, bPoeAtr1.hap1, whole genome shotgun sequence:
- the MRPL52 gene encoding large ribosomal subunit protein mL52 isoform X1, whose translation MAAATPLPPPPAACVLTSLPSASKMASRRILRLAERQARSLRPLPRPPPRIGQWRESFGLSPSPSGPGPLRDLPDWSFAVPGPGSQPLPGGRQGPPEGSQYKPVRRGDPAPPPPEAPPSAGPAPFAL comes from the exons ATGGCGGCCGCCACCCCACTTCCGCCTCCTCCCGCAGCGTGCGTGCTGACGTCACTTCCGTCCGCCTCCAAGATGGCGTCGCGCAGGATCCTCCGGCTCG ccGAGCGCCAGGCGCGATCGCTCCGCCCCTTGCCCCGCCCCCCTCCGCGGATTGGCCAATGGCGTGAGAG ctttgggctctcccccagcccctccggGCCCGGCCCCCTCCGGGACCTCCCGGATTGGAGCTTCGCAG TGCCGGGCCCTGGCTCTCAGCCGCTCCCTGGAGGCCGCCAAGGACCCCCCGAAGgctcccagtacaaaccagtgaGGAGAG GAGatccggccccgccccctccggaGGCTCCGCCCAgcgctggccccgccccttttgCCTTATAA
- the MRPL52 gene encoding large ribosomal subunit protein mL52 isoform X2 yields the protein MAAATPLPPPPAACVLTSLPSASKMASRRILRLAERQARSLRPLPRPPPRIGQWRESFGLSPSPSGPGPLRDLPDWSFADGRPSPPWRGQLRRLREQRELVCRALALSRSLEAAKDPPKAPSTNQ from the exons ATGGCGGCCGCCACCCCACTTCCGCCTCCTCCCGCAGCGTGCGTGCTGACGTCACTTCCGTCCGCCTCCAAGATGGCGTCGCGCAGGATCCTCCGGCTCG ccGAGCGCCAGGCGCGATCGCTCCGCCCCTTGCCCCGCCCCCCTCCGCGGATTGGCCAATGGCGTGAGAG ctttgggctctcccccagcccctccggGCCCGGCCCCCTCCGGGACCTCCCGGATTGGAGCTTCGCAG acgggcgcccctcccccccctggCGGGGGCAGCTCCGGCGGCTCCGGGAGCAGCGAGAGCTGGTG TGCCGGGCCCTGGCTCTCAGCCGCTCCCTGGAGGCCGCCAAGGACCCCCCGAAGgctcccagtacaaaccagtga